Within the Rubrobacter calidifluminis genome, the region ACGTCCCGTTCGTCGGCAGGGTAGAAGCCAGAGCCCATCAGGCCCAGAACGCCGGCATCCTGTGGCCTCTGGCCGGCGTCTTCGTCGGGGTGGTCGTGCTGCTCGCCGCGGGCGGCTTCGCGGTGCGTCGCTGGAGGAAGAGGCGCGAGCGGGATGAGCATACCCCAGAGAGCTCATCCCCCTCCTGGAGAGAGCGCCTCACCAGATTCTTCCGCAACTACAGGGACGACCTCCTCCTGCTCTGGCACGACAACCCGAAAGGCGTTGTCGCCGCCTTCGCCCTCATGGCCGTCTTCTGGCTGCTCTACCCCCTGCTCGGGGTTCTCGGCCTGCTCGCCACCGGATGGTCCGGGGAGCACTGGATCGCCGTCTTCACCGCCCAGTACATCCTGTTCATCGTCGTGCCCTTCGCCCCCACTCCGGGCAACAGCGGCGCCGCCGAGGTCGCCTTCGTCGCGCTCATGAACGCCTACGTCGGCCACGGCTCGCTGCTCGCCGGCGTCATCGTCTGGCGCTTCCTGAACCACTACTCCGAACTCATTGCCGGAGCCTTCCTCGCCGGACCCAGCATCTGGGACGACATCAAAATAGCCCGGGACGAGCTGGCCTCCCAGAAATCCGGCTGAAAGATACCGGACAACTCAAAAACCAATAACTGTTATTGTTTTCACATCTCCAATCCGGGGGGAGGTTTCGCGGGACCGGGCCAGGGGTAGAGGGTAACGGTGAGATGGCCTGCGGGAGAGAAGAGGGGAGGTGATCTCCGGAGCGGGTGGGTACACGCATGGACGGGCGTGTTTAGATCAGGGTTGACGGAG harbors:
- a CDS encoding lysylphosphatidylglycerol synthase transmembrane domain-containing protein; this encodes MKKSLLSILLGLLLSAAGVIVAALSVKGSLRIVEIWPIVVGGVVTLAVWVVQGATLAVLSRHDVEASPVAERHLLGLPLLKTTRVYLVTQAVGAITPFAGGEVAAQIMELKRLGLPADKGSAVATVRAIANVTSLAIGAVIGLFFVSHVPFVGRVEARAHQAQNAGILWPLAGVFVGVVVLLAAGGFAVRRWRKRRERDEHTPESSSPSWRERLTRFFRNYRDDLLLLWHDNPKGVVAAFALMAVFWLLYPLLGVLGLLATGWSGEHWIAVFTAQYILFIVVPFAPTPGNSGAAEVAFVALMNAYVGHGSLLAGVIVWRFLNHYSELIAGAFLAGPSIWDDIKIARDELASQKSG